The following coding sequences lie in one Zonotrichia leucophrys gambelii isolate GWCS_2022_RI chromosome 4A, RI_Zleu_2.0, whole genome shotgun sequence genomic window:
- the LOC135447790 gene encoding endothelin receptor type B-like, whose amino-acid sequence MSTPAAPSLAVPSSAGPIPFPATLAIVLSCLLSGAHSQTPGPLQESAVPLGELGREQPQGLVHVGLPGAVPNASGAAGSRPSEAPLLPVCARPADIRHAFKYINTIVSCTIFVVGIIGNSTLLRIIYKNKCMRNGPNVLIASLALGDLLYILIALPINVYKLLAKDWPFGVQVCKLVPFIQKASVGITVLSLCALSIDRYRAVASWSRIQGIGIPMWKAVEVLLIWAVAIVLAVPEAIAFDMVELSYWEQHLWVCMLASEQKSRFMRFYRDVKDWWLFGFYFCLPLVCTGIFYTLMSCEMLSKRNGMRIALNDHMKRRREVAKTVFCLVVIFALCWLPLHLSRILKKTIYDQTDPNRCELLSFLLVMDYFGINMASLNSCINPVALYFVSRKFKNCFQSCLCCWCQRPALSITPTDEKGSVGKWKATGQELGLDRSSSRLSNKYSSS is encoded by the exons ATGAgcactcctgcagcccccagcctggctgtgccctcctcagcaggacccatccccttccctgccacCCTGGCCATtgtgctgagctgcctgctCTCGGGGGCGCACAGCCAGACCCCTGGACCCCTCCAGGAGAGCGCGGTGcccctgggggagctgggccgggagcagccccagggcctggTGCATGTTGGGCTGCCAGGGGCCGTGCCCAACGCGTCGGGCGCCGCCGGGAGCCGTCCCTCGGAGGCGCCGCTGCTGCCCGTGTGCGCCCGGCCCGCCGACATCCGCCACGCCTTCAAGTACATCAACACCATCGTGTCCTGCACCATCTTCGTCGTGGGCATCATCGGCAACTCCACGCTGCTGCGCATCATCTACAAGAACAAGTGCATGAGGAACGGCCCCAACGTGCTCATcgccagcctggccctgggcgACCTGCTCTACATCCTCATCGCGCTGCCCATCAACGTCTACAAG ctcctggccaaGGACTGGCCCTTCGGCGTGCAGGTCTGCAAGCTGGTGCCCTTCATCCAGAAAGCCTCTGTGGGCATCACAGTGCTCAGCCTCTGTGCCCTCAGCAttgacag GTACCGAGCCGTGGCGTCCTGGAGCCGGATCCAGGGCATTGGGATCCCCATGTGGAAGGCTGTGGAGGTGCTGCTGATCTGGGCAGTGGCCATCGTGCTGGCCGTGCCCGAGGCCATCGCCTTCGACATGGTGGAGCTGAGCTACTGGGAGCAGCACCTGTGGGTGTGCATGCTGGCCTCGGAGCAGAAATCCCGCTTCATGAGG TTCTACCGGGATGTGAAGGACTGGTGGCTTTTTGGCTTCTATTTCTGCCTACCCTTGGTGTGCACAGGCATCTTTTACACCCTCATGTCCTGTGAGATGCTGAGCAAGAGGAATGGGATGAGGATCGCTCTGAATGACCACATGAAACGG CGCCGGGAGGTGGCCAAGACCGTGTTCTGCCTGGTGGTGATCTTtgctctctgctggctgcccctgcacctCAGCCGCATCCTCAAGAAAACCATCTACGACCAGACGGACCCCAACCGCTGCGAGCTGCTCAG CTTCCTCCTGGTGATGGATTATTTTGGGATCAACATGGCCTCCCTCAACTCCTGCATCAACCCCGTGGCTCTGTACTTTGTCAGCCGGAAATTCAAGAACTGCTTCCAG tcctgcctgtgctgctggtgccagagGCCGGCCCTGAGCATCACCCCCACGGATGAGAAGGGCTCTGTTGGCAAGTGGAAAGCCacggggcaggagctggggctggaccGGAGCAGCTCCCGCCTGAGCAACAAGTACAGCTCCTCCTAA
- the LOC135447847 gene encoding DNA-directed RNA polymerases I and III subunit RPAC2-like isoform X1, translating to MAGSGSGPVLETIQADGTDGNCVTFVLHDEDHTLGNSLRYMVMKNPDVEFCGYCITHPSESKINFRIQTRGALPAVEPFRKGLNDLMGVCQHVLNTFERSMKEFRAQKEEEMQ from the exons ATGGCCGGCAGCGGCAGCGGGCCCGTGCTGGAAACC ATCCAGGCGGATGGGACGGACGGGAACTGCGTCACGTTCGTGCTGCACGACGAGGATCACACCCTGGGCAACTCCCTGCGCTACATGGTCATGAAGAA ccctgacGTGGAGTTCTGTGGCTACTGCATCACACACCCCTCAGAAAGCAAGATCAACTTCAGGATCCAGACCAGAG GGGCCCTTCCTGCTGTGGAGCCATTCCGGAAAGGGCTGAATGACCTGATGGGTGTTTGCCAACACGTGCTCAACACCTTTGAG AGGAGCATGAAGGAGTTCAGGGcacagaaggaggaggagatgcaGTAG
- the LOC135447847 gene encoding DNA-directed RNA polymerases I and III subunit RPAC2-like isoform X2 encodes MVMKNPDVEFCGYCITHPSESKINFRIQTRGALPAVEPFRKGLNDLMGVCQHVLNTFERSMKEFRAQKEEEMQ; translated from the exons ATGGTCATGAAGAA ccctgacGTGGAGTTCTGTGGCTACTGCATCACACACCCCTCAGAAAGCAAGATCAACTTCAGGATCCAGACCAGAG GGGCCCTTCCTGCTGTGGAGCCATTCCGGAAAGGGCTGAATGACCTGATGGGTGTTTGCCAACACGTGCTCAACACCTTTGAG AGGAGCATGAAGGAGTTCAGGGcacagaaggaggaggagatgcaGTAG
- the VAMP7 gene encoding vesicle-associated membrane protein 7 encodes MAILFAVVARGTTILAKHAWCGGNFLEVTEQILAKIPSENNKLTYSHGSYLFHYICQDRIIYLCITDDDFERSRAFTFLNEIKKRFQTTYGSRAQTALPYAMNSEFSSVLAAQLKYHSESKGPDQVAETQAQIDELKGIMVRNIDLVAQRGEKLELLIDKTENLVDSSVTFKTTSRNLARAMCMKNLKLTIVIIIVSIVILYIILSAVCGGLAWPSCVQK; translated from the exons aTGGCCATCCTGTTTGCAGTGGTGGCGAGGGGCACCACCATCCTGGCCAAGCACGCCTGGTGTGGGGGCAACTTCCTGGAGGTCACCGAGCAGATCCTGGCCAAAATCCCATCTGAGAACAACAAACTGACCTATTCCCATGGCAG TTACCTGTTCCATTACATCTGCCAGGACAGGATCATTTACCTGTGCATCACAGATGAT gaCTTTGAGCGCTCCCGAGCCTTCACGTTCCTGAACGAGATCAAGAAGCGCTTCCAGACCACGTACGGCTCGCGGGCACAGACCGCCCTGCCCTACGCCATGAACAGCGAGttctcctctgtgctggctgcacagCTG AAATACCACTCAGAGAGCAAGGGCCCAGACCAGGTGGCAGAGACACAAGCCCAGATCGATGAACTCAAAGGGATCATGGTGCGGAACATAG ACCTTGTGGCACAAAGAGGAgagaagctggagctgctgattGATAAAACAGAGAATCTCGTGGATTCG TCAGTCACTTTCAAAACCACCAGCAGGAACTTGGCCCGAGCCATGTGTATGAAGAACCTCAAGCTCACCATCGTCATCATCATCGTGTCCATT GTGATCCTGTACATCATCCTGTCAGCTGTGTGTGGCGGGCTGGCCTGGCCCAGCTGTGTGCAGAAGTaa